The genomic window CGGAATCGTAGGGGCCGCTGGTGAAATAGGTGGAGTGATAGTTGCCACGACAAATGTGGGTATTGATCTGCAAGTCCGCAGGCTTGCCTTCGATGGCCAGGTTGTTCACATGAAGCAGCTGATTTTTCACCACGTCAAGGCTCAGGCCCAAAGACTTGTAGCGCCGTGCGGCGGCATCGCCAACGATAGCGCCCCAGGTACAGTCATCGAACTGGATAGTTCTGCAGCCAGCGTCATAAAGCTGACGGATTACGCCGCGGTAGGCGTAGGCAATATCTTCAATCAGTTCATCGTTTGTGGCGTAGAACTTGCGGGTCGTTTCGATATTTTGGGGAACGATAAGCTGCTGGAAAAGTTGAGCAGGAGCAGGAATGGTCTGCTTGGCTTCATGACCGTCACTTTCAAGAGACTTCACAAATTTGCGGGGCGCAGAAAACTGCCCACCACATCAAAATGGTGCGTATTTGACATCGTATTTTTCCTTTTCATGTTGTCGCAGGGCTAAAGGAGAGCACTAGGCGCAAACCTTCGCCGCCACGCTGTCATCAAAGACAGTATTCAACTAAGAGTTATTTCTTAGATGCCGCCAAATATAGATGGAATCTATCGCTTTGTCCAATACTTAATTTTTAGAGTTTGCGATAGGTTTTTGCTATACGCCTTTATGAAAGAATCGATTCCACTTGATTTCAAAGGATCTTTTCTTTTGCAGGTGTATGACGAAAGTAACGCCAAAGACCATCAGCAGAATCGCCAAGAAGCACACCATAAAGTTGTAGAAGAATATGTGTATGTAATGGTCAAACAACCCGTCGCTTGGAGTCTTGAAACAAAGAATCAAGGACTGCACGGAACGATAGGCATACATACCGGGAATCATGGGAAGCAGCGCCGGGAACGCCAAGGATTCGCAGGGACATTTCCAGACTTTTCGCAAAAGGACAGCAAACATCCCGATGGAAAAACCTGCCACGAGACTCGCCCATATAATGTGAAAACCGCAAAGGTTCATCAACACAAATCGGGTGACGTGGCCAATGGCCGCCACAAGGCCACAGCCTGCGAAAATTCGTTTAGGCACATTGCTGATGCTTCCAAATCCGATGGCTGCAATGGAAGCGAAAAATCCGTCTTGAAGTAATGTCAGTAACATATTAGAAGAAATGAAGGTTGGTGAGAACAAGGCCTATGCAAAAACCCAGCGATAGGCAGATAGTTAGAATGGTGCCCTTAAAAAACTGGCTGATGCAACCCAGGAACATTCCATTCAGCAAGTTGCTAAGCGAGTTAATATACGGGATTCCTGGAACCAGGTAAAGGATGCTTGTAGCGAGAGCCACATTAGGTGTTTCTCCAATCTGAAAAACATAGCCGCTGGTACCAATGACCGTAGAAATGGTAGCCGCCAAAATCGTACCCATTCTAAAATCCAGTTTGAACCGCGAGCACAAAGTTCTTCGCAAGTAAAATCCGCAGGCAGTCGCCGTAGCCACAATGGCCATGGAAATAAAATCCCCGTTGAACAGCCTACAGAACGAAGCGTTGGCAAGGCTCGCCAGCACAAGAACAAGATTTGGGTGCAGCCTTTTTACCGCAAGAATCTTCTGGAATTTTTCATAAAAAACTTCGGGAGGATAATTCTCTGTCACCGTTTCCTTGGCAAGATGATTCAGCAAAATAATCCTGTCAAAGTCAAGGGGATTCTCCTTGATCTTTTGGTTGATGGTATAAGTTTTCTGTCGTTTATCATCTACAGCGCAAAGGAGAATATGCTGCGGCAAGCCAGTCACTTCGGCATGAATTCCAAAGTGGGTCGAAAGGTACGCCACGCTGGACAAAACCTGCATACTGGTCGCACCGCAAGCAGCCAGCGTCGCCGCAAACTCCGCAATCATTTTGCAAACAATGAATTCCTGATTCTCCTGTTGTTCAAGAATTTCAGAAAGCGGCGAGGCGCTCGTCCCCATCCCTTTCTTCGTGAAAAAAGTTTCATAAACAATTAGGAAAAGTACGATTACAAAACAGGCGCCTATAAGAACGGTTGCATTTCCAGAGGAAACGCTAGTGATGTCAATATCAATTCCCATGGAAATGCCCTCAACAAAAACTAGTCTTCGATGCAGCGGACAGAAGCTGCAATATCCTTGTTGAAGTGTTCCACGGTAATGATGCCATTATCACTGATGTTCAGCATATAGGCGCGAACCGCATCGTACTCGTCATCAATCCAAATGCGAGCCGACTTGTCGCGATCCACATAGTTGTCTTCATGGTAACGGAAGCCTGCATTAACCACATTCAGCTTTGCAAATTCACCGGACGCAATCAGAGATTCATACTCAGCTTTTGTAGGAACATGCCAGCCAAGAGGACAAGCCTTCTTTGCGGCAGCCCAAGTATAAAGGCGACCATAGTCAAAACACATCTTGAAATCATCGCCATAGCAGTAGCTGAAATCAGTGTAGAAATTGGCATTCTGTGCAAACCACTTTTTTCCATTGGCATTTACGACCTTATAGACATTCTCGCTACATTTCAAGGATGTTTGATCATCACTGAATTTGCATTTATGGAAGTCTTCGCAGGCAGTAAGGACGAAGATTGCGGCAATTGCCAAGAAGGGAAGAATTTTCATCATTGTGAACTCCTATGTTTTTTGTTCGGGCCACAATGTAGAATGTCAAAGTTTTCTTGACTAATACTTTATATTTCTGAAAATTATAAGTTTTTAAAATACAATCAATTTTTGTGATAGACAAATCACGAAAGATGAATATTCAAATCACAAAAAAACTAGAAGGCATTTAGCCTTCTAGCTTTCTCACTCTGAAATTTTTATAAAGTGCATTGGGCAAGGTTCACTGGGCAGCAAATGAGACCACGCAGCCCCGCAACACTTTTTGATTCTCGAAATTTTTCGTCGCGACGAACTCAACGAACTTCGCTTTTACGAGTTCATCGCGGCCACCAAACTATTCAGCGAAGAGAGCGGTAGAGAGGTAGCGGTCGCCAGTATCCGGAAGCAGGGCCACAATGGTCTTGCCCTTGTTTTCCGGACGCTTTGCCAGTTCCTTGGCAGCCCAGAGAGCAGCTCCAGAAGAAATACCCACCAGCACGCCTTCCTTGTGGCCGATTTCGCGGCCGGCTTCGAATGCGGCTTCGTTTTCTACTGCGATGATTTCGTCGTAGACCTTGGTGTTCAAGGTATCAGGAACGAAGCCTGCGCCAATGCCCTGAATCTTGTGAGCGCCAGCAACACCCTTGGAAAGTACCGGAGAGGAAGCGGGTTCCACAGCCACCACCTTCACGTTGGGATTCTGGGACTTCAGATATTCGCCCACGCCCGTGACG from Fibrobacter sp. includes these protein-coding regions:
- a CDS encoding threonine/serine exporter family protein, encoding MLLTLLQDGFFASIAAIGFGSISNVPKRIFAGCGLVAAIGHVTRFVLMNLCGFHIIWASLVAGFSIGMFAVLLRKVWKCPCESLAFPALLPMIPGMYAYRSVQSLILCFKTPSDGLFDHYIHIFFYNFMVCFLAILLMVFGVTFVIHLQKKRSFEIKWNRFFHKGV
- a CDS encoding threonine/serine exporter family protein encodes the protein MGIDIDITSVSSGNATVLIGACFVIVLFLIVYETFFTKKGMGTSASPLSEILEQQENQEFIVCKMIAEFAATLAACGATSMQVLSSVAYLSTHFGIHAEVTGLPQHILLCAVDDKRQKTYTINQKIKENPLDFDRIILLNHLAKETVTENYPPEVFYEKFQKILAVKRLHPNLVLVLASLANASFCRLFNGDFISMAIVATATACGFYLRRTLCSRFKLDFRMGTILAATISTVIGTSGYVFQIGETPNVALATSILYLVPGIPYINSLSNLLNGMFLGCISQFFKGTILTICLSLGFCIGLVLTNLHFF